The Deltaproteobacteria bacterium genome includes a region encoding these proteins:
- a CDS encoding mannose-1-phosphate guanylyltransferase, translating to MPQNRTQRSNAFYALIMAGGEGTRFAPLSTPKKPKQFLKLIHPEKTLLQQSVERLSQLFEPQNILVATNRRYVPLVKEQLPFLNDSQIFGETQKKNTAPCLAWVSFQLMQRNKDAVLMAIPSDQFITPEGVFCKTIRQAFEMAEKQNAIVTIGIPPTFASTHHGYLHKEDSRVKEFVEKPDAKTAKHFLENGNYFWNGGTFIFPVAKMVEAFQKFMPEIYSLLEKETRIEDFFEKTPAISIDYAIMEKSKDLLVVEAPFTWSDVGTWESLANLAKQHSLKLSKEVLEILETRSV from the coding sequence ATGCCGCAAAACAGAACGCAACGGTCAAATGCCTTCTACGCCTTGATTATGGCGGGGGGGGAAGGAACACGGTTTGCCCCTTTAAGCACGCCTAAAAAACCGAAGCAATTTCTTAAATTGATCCACCCGGAAAAAACGCTGTTACAGCAAAGCGTTGAAAGGCTCAGCCAGCTTTTTGAACCCCAAAACATTCTCGTCGCCACGAACCGGCGTTACGTCCCTCTTGTGAAAGAACAACTGCCTTTTTTAAACGATTCACAAATTTTTGGAGAGACTCAAAAAAAAAACACAGCGCCCTGCCTTGCTTGGGTTAGCTTTCAGCTCATGCAGAGAAACAAAGACGCCGTTTTGATGGCCATTCCTTCGGATCAATTCATCACGCCTGAAGGGGTCTTTTGTAAAACCATCCGTCAGGCATTTGAAATGGCCGAAAAACAGAATGCCATTGTCACGATTGGCATTCCGCCCACTTTTGCCTCCACCCATCATGGCTATCTGCATAAGGAGGACAGCAGGGTTAAAGAGTTTGTGGAAAAACCGGATGCGAAAACGGCAAAACATTTTTTGGAAAACGGAAATTATTTCTGGAACGGCGGCACTTTTATTTTTCCCGTCGCAAAAATGGTGGAGGCTTTTCAAAAATTCATGCCCGAAATTTATTCCTTGCTTGAAAAGGAAACGCGGATTGAAGACTTCTTTGAAAAAACTCCGGCGATCTCGATTGACTACGCCATCATGGAAAAGTCAAAAGACCTGCTTGTCGTGGAAGCACCCTTCACATGGTCGGATGTGGGAACGTGGGAAAGTCTCGCCAATCTTGCGAAACAACACTCTCTGAAACTTTCCAAAGAAGTACTGGAGATTTTAGAAACCCGCTCTGTGTAA